The segment TCAGATCTGGCTTTCAAGGGGCGCTTCAACTACTCCGATGACGGCATCCTGGATCGTACGCACTTGCGTTTCTTCACGCGCTCTTCGGCCATTCAACTGACAGAAACCACCGGTGCCAGAGTGCAGCAGGTTCTGATCCCTGACACACAGCGCTGGCAAAAGAGGTTGCTCGCCCGCATCGGTCTGGGTGATCTGATAGCCAAACAACTGATACTCCAAGCCGTCAAACCCTCACAACCGGACCTGGTCGATTGAGGTCACGATGGAAGATCTTGTTCTTTACTGCAAAAGCTATCACACCGATCTCAAACGTGTCCTGCGTCTGGCCGCCTCGATCCGGCAACACAACCGGGAACACCTGCCCTTCCACGTCTCGGTCCCCATAGCCGATCTGGCGCTTTTCCAGCACCATCTCGGCACATTGGATGTCACGCTCCACACAGACGAGGAAATTTGGCGCGCATCCCCGGGGCTTTCGCCTGAGGCCCTCTCTTCTTTACCTGGGAGTCTGTCCCAGCAGATCGTCAAATCCGAGTTCTGGCGCCTGGGCCTGGCAAATGCATATCTTTGTCTGGATTCGGACGCCTTTTTCATCAAGCCCTTTGGCAAAGAGGACTTCCTTGCGCCCGATGGAACACCCTATACCGTCATGGACGAGGGGCATGAGATCCTCGAAGATGCCATCCACCACCGCAAGCCACAGGTTTTGGCTGCCTATCAAACCGACGCGCTCAAGGTACAACAGCTGCTCGGCCGTGCAGGACGCCTCTACAACTTCGGACCGCTGCCTGTCGTCTGGCATCGCAAAGTATGGGAAAGCCTGTACGAAAATTATCTGCTCCCGCGTGGGATCAACTTTGCCGATGCGATCCGGGAAGCTCCCAGCGAAGCACGCTGGTATGGAGAGGCTCTGTTGCGTTACCAGGCGATCCGCTTGCTTCCCTGCCAATCCTTTTTCAAGGTCTACCACTATGCCTGGCAATATGATCGCGACAAGCGCAAGGGCATCGGCAATGCCGATCTGAGTCAGTTGTATTCTGGCGTGATCTATCAGTCTGCCTGGGAACGCGACATGGATTGGCCCAGTGAGGGCGGCCACTGGATGTCGCGTTTGGGCCGCCGGCTGCGGCGCAAACTGGGGCGCATCTAACCGGCCTCGCCCAAGACCTGATTGCAGACGAATGAACTCCACTCACCCCCCGATTCTGCTGACCTCCAGCGTTGTTGCCCACGATACCGGTGTTGCACTGAGCGATACGCAGGAACGTACGCAACTGGCACTGGAATCCGTACGGGAATGGCTGCGCATTGACCCGGGGCTGCGCATCGTCTTGTGCGACGGTTCGGGTTTCGATTTCTCGGAACTTGTTGCTGACCGCTTCCCCCAAGCTGACATCGAATGTCTGCCATTCCACAACGATGCAGAGCGTGTCCGGCAATTCGGGCGCGGCTATGGTGAGGGTGAAATCGTCCGGTATGCAACAAAACACTCCCGCTTCATCGCACAAGCCGGCTG is part of the Rhodoferax sp. BAB1 genome and harbors:
- a CDS encoding DUF6492 family protein, encoding MEDLVLYCKSYHTDLKRVLRLAASIRQHNREHLPFHVSVPIADLALFQHHLGTLDVTLHTDEEIWRASPGLSPEALSSLPGSLSQQIVKSEFWRLGLANAYLCLDSDAFFIKPFGKEDFLAPDGTPYTVMDEGHEILEDAIHHRKPQVLAAYQTDALKVQQLLGRAGRLYNFGPLPVVWHRKVWESLYENYLLPRGINFADAIREAPSEARWYGEALLRYQAIRLLPCQSFFKVYHYAWQYDRDKRKGIGNADLSQLYSGVIYQSAWERDMDWPSEGGHWMSRLGRRLRRKLGRI